A single region of the Deltaproteobacteria bacterium genome encodes:
- a CDS encoding enoyl-CoA hydratase/isomerase family protein, which yields ARRMLEKSPMGLRLTKEALHLNLTAPSLEAAIELENRNQSMCCCTPDFLKAVEAFSKRGKG from the coding sequence AGCCCGCCGGATGCTGGAAAAGAGCCCGATGGGCCTTCGTCTCACGAAGGAGGCCTTGCACCTGAACCTTACGGCCCCATCCCTGGAAGCTGCCATTGAACTGGAGAACCGCAACCAGAGCATGTGTTGTTGCACGCCTGATTTCTTGAAAGCCGTAGAGGCGTTTAGTA